The following is a genomic window from Geobacillus subterraneus.
TTTCCGGTTTGGACAGCGAACGGCCGTTTAAAAACAAAAACCGGTAAATAATATAGAAGCCAAGCGTTAACAAAAACAACGAGATGTACGGTTTAATCAAATCCCCTGGCAACTTGCTTAAAAAGCACGCCCCAACAAACGCACCGACCGACCCAGGAATAATGAGCTTAACCACCATTGCGCGGTCAACGTTGCCAAATTTCCAATGGGATGCACCCGATGCCGCGGTCGTCACGACTTCCGCGAGATGAACGGACGCCGACGCGACAGCCGGGGCGATGCCGAACGTCAATAAGAGCGTCGTTGACGTGACGCCGTACGCCATTCCGAGTGATCCGTCAATGAGCTGGGCGATAAAGCCAACGAACACAAACACAATCCACTTTTTCACCTTTCTCCCTCCGTTTGCAACGTTTGAATGGATAGATGATGTATTTAATTTAATTCCAACTATTCATAGTTGTCAACTATGAATTTTGAAAAAATAAAAAATTCGGCCATTCACTTGCCGTTCTTGTCTGTGGTGCGCGAAAAATGCGCAAGTTTTGCCGTGGCGCGATCACTGACCGATGGTTTTTATGAAACAAACTTCGTTCGCCGCCTCGATCGGAAAACGGCCGCTTGCAAACCGATGATTGTCATATAAAGAAGTTTGATAGAAAAAGGGCGCCCTGAACTGCAGAGCGCCCTTTGTTTGCCCTAGTGAACTACTCCCACTTAGCTTTGCTTGAAGTGGGAGACTTCTTTCGGAATTATGTTAAAACTTCCCTTGATATTGTTCGATTTCCCACGTATGAACCGCCGTGCGGTAACTGTTCCATTCTTCTTTTTTCATCGCCACGTATTCATTGAATACATGCTCGCCGAGCGTCGCACGGCCGATTTCACCGCCTTCGAATGCCGCGATGGCAGCGCCTAAGTTTTCCGGCAAGTTGTCGATGCCAAGTTCGGCGCGGCGTTCTTCTGGCATATGGAAAATGTCTTCATCAATCGCCGCTGGAGGCGTTAAGCCTTTTTCCACACCGTCAAGGCCTGCTGCTGCGATGATGGCGTATGCCAAGTACGGGTTGGCCGACGGATCCGGGCAGCGCAGCTCGACGCGCGTTGCCATGCCGCGCTTCGCCGGGATGCGGATGAGCGCCGAACGGTTGGAAGCCGACCATGCGATGTAGCAAGGTGCTTCATATCCTGGCACAAGCCGTTTATACGAATTGACGAGCGGGTTTGTCACCGCAGCAAAGTTTTTCACGTTTTTCAACAAACCGGCGATAAACTGGTACGCTGTTTCCGACAGCTGGTTAGCGTCGTTTGGATCAAAAAACGCATTTTCCCCGTCTTTAAATAGAGAAATGTTCACATGCATCCCCGAACCGTTGATGCCAAACACCGGTTTCGGCATAAACGTCGCGTGAAGGCCGAATTTGCCGGCGATCGTTTTGACAACCCATTTGTATGTCGTCGCGTTGTCCGCCGCGCCGAGCGCATCCGCATATTTGAAGTTGATTTCATGCTGTCCTTCCGCTACTTCATGGTGCGATGCTTCAATCGTAAAGCCCATCGCTTTGAGGGCGCGGTAAATTTCGAGACGAACGCGTTCACCCAAGTCTTTCGGGGACGGTTCAAAATACCCGCCGTTATCATGGAGTTCAAGCGTCGGGTTGCCATTTTCATCCGCTTTGAACAGGAAAAATTCGAGCTCCGGGCCGACCGAAATCGTATATCCTTTTTCTGCTGCTCGCTCAACCGTTTTTTTCAGCACGTTGCGCGGATCGCCTTCAAACGGCGTGCCGTCCGGGTTAGCGACCGAGCAGAGGAAGCGCGCTTCCGCATAGCCCTCTTCGACCGTCCACGGCAACACCGCAAACGTATTTACATCTGGAACAAGGTACAAGTCGGAACGATTGATCGGCGAAAACCCTTTGATCGACGAACCGTCAAACATGATTTTTCCTTCGACGACGTCATCAAGCTGTTCCGCCGTCACCGTTACATGTTTTAAAATTCCTTCAATGTCGACAAACTGCAAATGGAGAAGCTCAACGTTTTTTTGTTTGATCGTTTCTTTAATTTGTTCCAACAACCCCGCTTGTGTAGAGGAAACGAACGTTTTTGACATGTCACATTACCTCACATTCGTGCGTTTATTTTTCTAACATGATTTTATTATAGAAAAAGAGCGGCCGTTTGGCAACCCTTTTTCATCAATTTTTCTGTATTTTTATAACGTTTTTTGCAATCGCTTTCAAATAAAGAGAGGGAAATGGATATTTATGCAAAAAAATAAACAGCTTGGGGAACGATCGTTTCCGTCAAGCTGTTCTTCGTCACTCGCTATCGATGTTACATTTTCTCCTCACGCCGCCGCCATGATCCGGACGGGATGGGCGGCAAGCCGGCCGCTTTTTCCGGAGGATAAACGTACACATACCCTTCAACCGGCTGACAGGCATCCCGAACCCATACCCGCTCGTATTCATTGTCGTCCCGCCCTTCCGCATAGTCTTCGAGCTCATCCATCGCTTTGAGCCCCTCTTCCGTCACCGTCAGCCATTCCCCTTCCACTTCCCCGTCTTCTCCGAGCACAAGGGCGGGGTACGAGCCGACGTTGTATAAACGGCCGTTTACTTTCCCTGGGCATACGGCGAGAACGTACGGAGCGGCGACATGATGGTTGTCCTCACCGGTCAGCAACGTTCCATACACAAACACCCGATATCGTCGTTTTGCCATCTCCTCGCTCCCCTTTTTGTTTACATAATGCAAATTATGAAAACTCAAAGGATGAAACAAAAACAATGGAAGCCCTGCCTCTCATCCATCCTTGCCGCTCCGAAGCGGCGCCAGTGTGAATTTGTCTAGCGATTGGCGGCAGCAAAAAAGCCGTGCCCGGTTGCACTCGCGAAGCAACGGCACGGCAGTGACGATTTCTTGACGAACGAATGACGCTTTTTCCATCATACCTGTTTGATCACGAAATGTCAATCGTTTTTTACGACGTTGGCTTCCATTTAATGCTGCAGCCGATGCTCGGCTTTTGGTTTTCCGGCACCGGACGACCCGCTAGCAAGGCGTCAAGCGCCGCGCGAATCGATTCTCCGGTGACCGGAATGCCGTTGTTTGGGCGCGAATCGTCAAGCTGGCCGCGATAGACGCATTTCAGTTCGCGGTCAAAAATGTAAAAATCCGGGGTGCAGGCGGCGTCGTATGCTTTCGCCACTTCCTGCGTCTCATCGTATAAGTACGGGAACGGATAGCCGAGCTCTTCGGCCACCTTTTTCATGTTTTCCGGCGAGTCCTCCGGATATTGTTCAGCGTCGTTGGCGTTGATCGCGACAAACGACACCCCATTTGGCATGTAGTCGTTCGCTAAGCGGACGAGTTCGTTCTGTACATGTTTCACAAACGGACAATGGTTGCAAATAAACATAATGACGGTCGCGACATCCGATTTTACATCGTCAAGGCGGACGAGTCGGCCATCAACGGCGTTCGTGAGAGCAAACGGCGGCGCCTGTTTGCCAAGCGGAAACATGTTCGATTCAACGGCTGGCATCGTGAACACCCTTTCTCTCCTTTTTTCTTCCTCATTATACCAAAGGGCAGACCTCCCTACAAATATGCCGCCCAAACCGAACAAACAGGCATCGCATATGATGCCACATAGGCGAATGGAAAGGAGGTTTTTATGCCATTGATTTACATGAACAAGCAAATGAATCCCCGTGTATACAGCGCGGCTCCTCCTCCATCCTCACACGTCATGTTCTACCACCGCCGAACGGCCGCAGACGAACTGCTCGACGAGCAAAAACAGTTATTTGAACAGCTGGCAGAAACGCTCGCCCGGCTCGAGCGGGCGGTCGAAGAGGGGAAAATGAAACAGGCGCAACAGTGCGAGCAGACAGCTGGCGCCTTCGCCCACCTTGAACAATCGCTTGTCGCCGGACAGGAGGAACAGACAAAGCTTGGCGGGCAGCTCGTTCAGGCGCTCGCTGATCTCAGGCAGACGATGACAGCGGGGCAAGCGGAGCAAACAAAGCTCTATCGGGAGCTCGCCGAAGCGCTCGCTCGCCTTGAGCGATCCGCTGAAGCCGGACAACAACAGCAGGCACAGCGAAGCGAACAGTGGACGGCAGCGCTCGCACGCATCGAACAAACCCTCGCTGCCAGACAGAAAGAGCAAGCCGAATTCACCAACATACTCGTTCGCCTTGAGCAATCGCTCCTCATCCAGCAGCAAACAGAAAGCGAGCGGCAGCGTACATGGGAAGAACAATTTGCAAAAGAAAAAACAGCGCGCCAAGCCGTCATTGAAGCGTTGACCGTGCAAAGCGAAGCGGTGCGCCGACTCGAACAGCGGACGGCCGAGCGGGAACAGCTGGCCGAAGGGATGGCCGCCCGCCTTGAAGGGCAAGAAAAACTGTACCAAAAGCTGATCGACCAGCTCGAGCTGCAGCATGTCTTTCATCAGACGGTGATCGAACGGCTCGAAGCGCAGGAAGCGGCGCAATACAAAATCACCCGTCAGCTTGACAGCTTAAAAGAGGCGCTATACGAACGGTGTTCATTTATCGTTGACAGCGTGAAACAGCTGTTTCATTCCTTCTTCCCCGGGCGCAGCCAAAAAGCCCGTCGTCAAACGGCCGAACAGAAAGAGTCGATCCACCTTTAGGCTTAGCGGCCGACCGCAAGCGGGCAGGCCGCCTATTGGACTCCTTCCTTGCCCAGTCCGCCGCCAAAAACGGCGGACTATTTTTTGGTCTCGCTGCGAGACTAGGCAAATCAATGGACAAAACAGAGCCAAACCGCGCATAATAAGAACTATCTATTTGCACCTTGAACAAAGAGGAGGAACGATGATGGCGCTCGAGCTCAGCGTCCTTGACCAATCGCCGATCGCCGAAGGCATGACGGCGGAAACGGCGCTTGAAAACACCGTCCGGCTCGCCCAATTTGTCGAAGAGCTCGGCTATCAGCGGTTTTGGGTGTCCGAGCATCATGACACGAACAGCCTCGCCGGCTCATCCCCGGAAGTGCTGCTCGGCCATATCGGGGCGAAAACGTCGCGCATCCGCATCGGCTCCGGCGGCGTGATGTTGCCGCATTACAGCCCTTATAAGGTAGCGGAAAATTTCCACGTCCTTGCCGGACTCCACCCCGGCCGTGTTGACTTAGGCATCGGGCGGGCGCCCGGCGGCATGCCGCGGGCGACGATCGCCCTGCAAGGCGACAGACGCCGACCGGTCGACCGCTATCCGGAGCAAATCGATGACTTGCTCGGCTACTTGTATGACACCCTTCCGCCGGTGCATCCGCTTTATGGGGTGAAAGCGACGCCGATCGTCCAATCGCCGCCTGATGTATGGCTGCTCGGCTCGAGCTCGGAAACGGCCAAGCTGGCAGCGGATAAAGGGTTGCCGTACGTGTTCGCTCAATTTATTAACGGCGAAGGCGGCGAACAATATGCAACACTGTATCGTGACCGATTTACCCCATCTCCGTATTTGGCCGAGCCGCGCGCGATGGTCGCCGTGTTTGCGATTTGCGCCGAGACTGATGAAAAAGCAGAATGGATTGCCGGCAGCCTCGACTTGACGCTGCTGATGATCGAGCAAGGGATGGCGGTGAACGGCACGCCAAGCCCGGAAAAAGCCGCGGCGTATCCGTACAGCCCGTACGAGCGCAAACGGGTCGCGGACAACCGGAGACGAATGATCGTCGGCAGCCCGGCGCGCGTCAAAGACGAATTATACCGGTTAAGCGAAGCGTATGAAACAGAAGAGATCATGCTCGTTACGATTACATACGATTTCCATGACAAGCTCACCTCTTTTCGGCTGATTGTCGAGGCGGTATGGGGGTGAAACGAATGCGAATCCTTTCGATTAACATCGGAAAGCCAAAAACAGTGGAGGTCCATGGCGAGCTGCTAGTGACCGGCATTTACAAAACGCCAGTCGCCGGACCGGTCGCTGTCGGCAAACAAAACGTAGCCGGGGACGGGCAAGCGGATCTTGTCCATCACGGCGGGGAAGACAAAGCCATTTGCGCCTATCCATCAGAACATTTCGCCTATTGGGAACAGAAATATGCCCGTCCGTTTCCCCCAAGCTCGTTTGGAGAAAACTGGACGCTCTCTGGACTGACCGAAGAAAATGCATGTCTTGGCGACATTTATGCCGCCGGCACGGCGCTCGTGCAAGTGTCGCAACCGCGCCAGCCATGTTCGAAACTCGCCCTTCGCCACCGGCTCCCGGATTTGCCGAAAGCCGTCTGTCAAACGGGAAAAAGCGGATTTTATTTTCGGGTGCTGAAAGAAGGCATCGTCGAGCCGGAAGCCCCGCTGGTCCTCATTGAGCGTGGCGCCGGGGAGCTATCGATCGCCTATATAAACCACATTTACTATCATGAGCGGGACAACATCGCAGCCCTAGAACAAATCGCCCATCACCCGGCCCTATCAACGAGCTGGCGCGAAGCGTTTCTTCACCGCCTCACCAACGAGAGAAAACGGTAAACCGTTAAGATAACATCGTTCGCCTATTTAGCGTAACTTGCGAAAGATCGCCAATCACAAAACAGGCGCCCCTGTTTGAACGGCACTCCTGCATGCTTTGCAGCACTCCGTTCGCCTGTCGGGGCGCCTTTTTCTCTTCTCGCTACGCTTGCTGCACACCGCGCTCCCCATAGCGGCGATACAAATGGAAATAAAAGCCTCTCGCCGCCAACAACTCTTCGTGCGTTCCTTGTTCAATCACCTTGCCTTCGTTCAACACGAGAATGCGGTCAGCATGTTGAATCGTATTCAGCCGATGGGCGATGACAAAACATGTCCGGCCGTCCATCAGCCGCGCGAGCGCTTCTTGAATGCGCACTTCCGTCACCGTATCGATATTGCTCGTCGCTTCATCCAAAATCAATACGGACGGGTCAGCGACCATCGCCCGGGCGATGGCCAACAGCTGCCGCTGTCCTTGGCTGATCCCCCCACCGCCCGACGTCAAGACGGTGTCATAGCCGTTTGGCAGCTTCATAATAAAAGAATGGGCGTTCGCCTTCCGCGCCGCTTCCTCCACTTCTTCATCCGTCGCCTCAAGCCGCCCGTAGCGAATGTTGTCGCGAATCGTTCCTGAAAACAAAAACGCATCTTGGAGCACAAACGCCATATGCCGGCGCAAGCTTGCCCGCCTGATCGTCCGGCTGTCGCGGCCATCGATGAAAATCGCCCCCGCGTCCGGATCATAAAAGCGGGTTAACAGCTGAAGCACCGTCGTTTTGCCCGCTCCAGTCGGACCGACGAGCGCGACGGTTTCCCCAGGAGAAACGGAAAAGGTGACGCCGCAAAGCGCGGGGCGCTGCTTGTCGTATGAAAACACCACATCGCGAAACTCGATATGCCCATCGAGCCGATCAAGCACTTCCGCTTCCTGCTCATCTTCCGCTTCGCGTGGGGTATCCAACATTTCCAACACCCGCTCCGCGCCGGCTAATGCGGACAGCAACGTGTTCCATTGGTTGGCCAAATCGTTGAGCGGGCGGGTAAACTGGCGGGCGTATTCGGCAAATACAACGATCGTGCCGACTGACACGGCGCCTTTCGCCGCAAGCCATCCACCGATGCCGGCAATAAGCGCGAAACTCAAGTTGTTTAAAAAGTTCATCAGTTTCGGAATGAAGCCGGAATACGTTTGCGCCCAAAACCCGGCCTGTTTCAGCTCGGCGTTTTTGCGCGCCAACTCCGCTTCCATCCGCTTCTCTTGAGAAAACAGCTTCACGACTTTTTGGCCGGAGATGACCTCTTCAATAAAGCCGTTCATCTCGCCAAGCGCGCGCTGTTGTTCGCGAAAGCGCGCCTGCGTCCGGCGCGTAATCCAGCGCATCCCGGCGTACATGAGCGGCACAACGACGAGCGTTACGCCCGTCAACACGATGCTAAGTGAAACCATCACTGCCATCGCGCCGATCAGCGTCAACGTACTGGCGATCACTTGGGTGACGGTGCTGTTAAACGTTTGGCTCATGTTATCGATGTCGTTTGTCATCCGGCTCATCAATTCGCCTTGCTGGCGGCGGTCAAAAAAAGAAATCGGCAGCTCATGAAAATGGCGAAACAGCCGCTTTCTGATCGCATGCACCGTCCGTTGGGCAACATCGACCATCCAATAGTTTTGCAAAAACGTCGCCGCGCCAAGGGCGGCATAAATGGCAAGAAGCAAAAGCAGCATCAGCACGAAGCCGTCCGTCTTCCGCCCGACAATATACCCGTCAATCATCCGGCCGATCATGTACGGACCGGCAAGCGCCAGCGCCGAGCTGGCGACGACCATCGCCACCGCTGCGAACAGCTTCCGCTTTTGCGGGGCAATAAATGCCCAAAGCCGCCGCAATGTGCCTGCGCTGTTTTTTGCCCGCTGACCTGTCCCAAGGCGCGCTCCGTGGTGGCTATGGCGTAGTAACATTGCTTTGTCCCTTCTTTCCTTCCTGCGTAGCGACAATCCGCCGGTACAGTTCGCTTGTCGCCAGCAACTGCTCGTGGCTTCCTTGGGCGATTAAACGGCCGTCTTCCAAAAGCAAAATCGTGTCAGCCGCCATCGCCGTGCTCACCTTTTGCGTCACCATCACCGTCGTGCACGCATACCGACGCAATGCATCGAGCAGCTTCGCTTCCGTCGCCGCATCGAGCGCGCTCGTGCTGTCATCCAAAAGTAAAATGTGCGGATCGCCGACCAATGCGCGGGCGATCGACAGCCGCTGCTTTTGCCCGCCTGATAAATTGACGCCTTTTTGACCTACGAGGGCGTCATACCCATCGGGAAACTTGGCGATCGTTTCATGGATTTGTGCATCGCCCGCCGCCCGCATCATCTCTTCCGCCGTCGCCGCCGGATGGCCGAACCGGAGGTTATCGGCGATCGTCCCGGAGAATAACAGCACTTCCTGCGGAACGAAACGGACGGCCGCCCGCAGCTGCTCTAACGAGAATTCGCGTACATCGATGCCGTCAATCAACACCCGCCCGGCGCTTGGCTCATACAAGCGGGGAATCAATTGAAGAAGCGTCGATTTCCCGGATCCGGTCGCCCCCAAAATCGCTGCCGTTTCTTGCGGACGGATGACAAATGATACGTCGGAAAGGGCGTCATGCCCGCTGTTTGGGTAGCGGAACGAAACGTGCTCAAACCGGATTTCGCCGCGCCGGACTGTCAGTCCGTTCATCCCGCCCGCTCCGCCTCGCTCTTTCGGCTCATCAAGCAGTTCGGCAAGGCGGGCAGCTGAAGCGCGCGCCCGCGACAACGCCATCGTAATAAAGGTGAACATGGATAAGGCGGCCGTCGCCCGCGTCGCATAGTTGACAACTGCAACGACTTGCCCGGCGCTCGCCGTCTTGGCCTCGACACCGAAGCGGCCAAAAAACAGCACCGCGACGATGGCCGCGTTCATGACAAACAATAATACCGGCGCGATCGTCTCGACGAGACGGAGCACGCTCATCGTCCGCCGCATCAGCGCATCGTTTGCCGCTGCAAACCGCTCTTGCTCATAGGCCCCCCGCATCCATGCCTTAATGAGGCGCATGCCGGCCAAATTTTCGCGCATCACGCCGTTGACGCGGTCTAACGCCCGCTGGACGGCGGAAAACGATGATACTGCCTTTTTCATCCCCCACAATAAAAAAGCGGCCGACAGCGGAACAGCTACTGCCAAAATAAGCGCTAAACGGGAATGAACGACAAACGCCATGCCGACGCCAAAGACGACGAGCAGCGGTGCACGCAAGGCGATGCGCAAACTCATAAACAGCATGTTTTGCACTTGCGTTACGTCGTTTGTCATCCGGGTAATGAGCGAAGCCGCCGACAGCTGTTCAATGCGCGCTAACGAAAACGACTGAATTTTGGCAAATAGCGCCGTGCGCAGCGCAAAGCCGTATTCCTGTCCAACGTAAGCGGCAGCAAACGAATTGGCGATGCCGGCGGCAAACGCTAACAGCGAGGCGCCAAGCATGACGGCGCCCCACGTCAAAATGGCGGTGACATCCCGTTTGATCACGCCATCATCAATGATTTTTCCCATCAACAGCGGCTGCCAAAGTTCAATCGCCAGCTCTGTCAACATCAACAGCCACGCTAAGGCCATCCATTTCCGGTACGGCCGCAAATAAACAAGCACTCGCCGCACGCTGCGCCCCCCTCTCCTGTTCCGACCTTGGCGTCAGGCCGCACGCTGCCTCTCTTCCTAGTTTTATTCTAAACTCGAAACATTTTTTTGACAATGATGGCGCCTTTCCGAACCCGTTTGCCATGTGAACAAAAAAACCCCGAACGGACGATCATGGCCGCTTGGGGTTTTGCAGCGCCAACATTCTCGCTGCCAGTCAACAGTTGCCCACCGGCGGCTGCAAACCACCGCGGGCATCTTTTTGTCACAGCGCCGTTCCAACGAGGGCGGTTTACGGCCGGCATTTCCGCCATGCCGAATAGAGCTCCTCTTGGCCGACTGAATCCGGTAAGCGCAGCGGGGGGAGCGACAGCAGCTGCTGCTCATCGGCAACGATTGGCAATAGCCGGTCAAGCTTGGCAATGAGCAAAATCTTTTCTAACACAGCATTATCCCGGACGATCATGGCCATGGCCCGGCTGGCGCTGACCACTTGCTTGAAAAAGCGGACAAGAAGCGCCAACCCGGTGCTGTCCAAAAATTGGAGGCCGCTGACATCGATCAAAACAAGGCGGCGTTTGACGGCAACTGCCGCCATCGCCAGTTTTTGTTCCGCGGCAAGCTGTGTATCATAAGCGAGCCGCCCGGTCAGCTTAATGCACTCGTATGCAGACTCCGTAACCATTTCAAGTTCAAACGACAACCGATGCTGTTTCATCATATCCCCCTATCGTTGACCAGCCATGCCCCACCCCCGCTGCCCGCGTTCACCGAGACGCCGGCTAAAACGGTCTATGTTGCGCTCTTTGCATTTTCATCACCAGCACCCGCCGCCCGCCTGCCCGCTCCACTAAAGCCGTCGCGTCCATAATTTCATGAATAAGCAATAGTCCGCGCCCCGATTCAGCGAGAAGCAC
Proteins encoded in this region:
- the glnA gene encoding type I glutamate--ammonia ligase, encoding MSKTFVSSTQAGLLEQIKETIKQKNVELLHLQFVDIEGILKHVTVTAEQLDDVVEGKIMFDGSSIKGFSPINRSDLYLVPDVNTFAVLPWTVEEGYAEARFLCSVANPDGTPFEGDPRNVLKKTVERAAEKGYTISVGPELEFFLFKADENGNPTLELHDNGGYFEPSPKDLGERVRLEIYRALKAMGFTIEASHHEVAEGQHEINFKYADALGAADNATTYKWVVKTIAGKFGLHATFMPKPVFGINGSGMHVNISLFKDGENAFFDPNDANQLSETAYQFIAGLLKNVKNFAAVTNPLVNSYKRLVPGYEAPCYIAWSASNRSALIRIPAKRGMATRVELRCPDPSANPYLAYAIIAAAGLDGVEKGLTPPAAIDEDIFHMPEERRAELGIDNLPENLGAAIAAFEGGEIGRATLGEHVFNEYVAMKKEEWNSYRTAVHTWEIEQYQGKF
- a CDS encoding gamma-glutamylcyclotransferase family protein: MAKRRYRVFVYGTLLTGEDNHHVAAPYVLAVCPGKVNGRLYNVGSYPALVLGEDGEVEGEWLTVTEEGLKAMDELEDYAEGRDDNEYERVWVRDACQPVEGYVYVYPPEKAAGLPPIPSGSWRRREEKM
- a CDS encoding thioredoxin family protein, yielding MPAVESNMFPLGKQAPPFALTNAVDGRLVRLDDVKSDVATVIMFICNHCPFVKHVQNELVRLANDYMPNGVSFVAINANDAEQYPEDSPENMKKVAEELGYPFPYLYDETQEVAKAYDAACTPDFYIFDRELKCVYRGQLDDSRPNNGIPVTGESIRAALDALLAGRPVPENQKPSIGCSIKWKPTS
- a CDS encoding LLM class flavin-dependent oxidoreductase; translated protein: MALELSVLDQSPIAEGMTAETALENTVRLAQFVEELGYQRFWVSEHHDTNSLAGSSPEVLLGHIGAKTSRIRIGSGGVMLPHYSPYKVAENFHVLAGLHPGRVDLGIGRAPGGMPRATIALQGDRRRPVDRYPEQIDDLLGYLYDTLPPVHPLYGVKATPIVQSPPDVWLLGSSSETAKLAADKGLPYVFAQFINGEGGEQYATLYRDRFTPSPYLAEPRAMVAVFAICAETDEKAEWIAGSLDLTLLMIEQGMAVNGTPSPEKAAAYPYSPYERKRVADNRRRMIVGSPARVKDELYRLSEAYETEEIMLVTITYDFHDKLTSFRLIVEAVWG
- a CDS encoding MOSC domain-containing protein, whose translation is MRILSINIGKPKTVEVHGELLVTGIYKTPVAGPVAVGKQNVAGDGQADLVHHGGEDKAICAYPSEHFAYWEQKYARPFPPSSFGENWTLSGLTEENACLGDIYAAGTALVQVSQPRQPCSKLALRHRLPDLPKAVCQTGKSGFYFRVLKEGIVEPEAPLVLIERGAGELSIAYINHIYYHERDNIAALEQIAHHPALSTSWREAFLHRLTNERKR
- a CDS encoding ABC transporter ATP-binding protein, which produces MLLRHSHHGARLGTGQRAKNSAGTLRRLWAFIAPQKRKLFAAVAMVVASSALALAGPYMIGRMIDGYIVGRKTDGFVLMLLLLLAIYAALGAATFLQNYWMVDVAQRTVHAIRKRLFRHFHELPISFFDRRQQGELMSRMTNDIDNMSQTFNSTVTQVIASTLTLIGAMAVMVSLSIVLTGVTLVVVPLMYAGMRWITRRTQARFREQQRALGEMNGFIEEVISGQKVVKLFSQEKRMEAELARKNAELKQAGFWAQTYSGFIPKLMNFLNNLSFALIAGIGGWLAAKGAVSVGTIVVFAEYARQFTRPLNDLANQWNTLLSALAGAERVLEMLDTPREAEDEQEAEVLDRLDGHIEFRDVVFSYDKQRPALCGVTFSVSPGETVALVGPTGAGKTTVLQLLTRFYDPDAGAIFIDGRDSRTIRRASLRRHMAFVLQDAFLFSGTIRDNIRYGRLEATDEEVEEAARKANAHSFIMKLPNGYDTVLTSGGGGISQGQRQLLAIARAMVADPSVLILDEATSNIDTVTEVRIQEALARLMDGRTCFVIAHRLNTIQHADRILVLNEGKVIEQGTHEELLAARGFYFHLYRRYGERGVQQA
- a CDS encoding ABC transporter ATP-binding protein encodes the protein MRRVLVYLRPYRKWMALAWLLMLTELAIELWQPLLMGKIIDDGVIKRDVTAILTWGAVMLGASLLAFAAGIANSFAAAYVGQEYGFALRTALFAKIQSFSLARIEQLSAASLITRMTNDVTQVQNMLFMSLRIALRAPLLVVFGVGMAFVVHSRLALILAVAVPLSAAFLLWGMKKAVSSFSAVQRALDRVNGVMRENLAGMRLIKAWMRGAYEQERFAAANDALMRRTMSVLRLVETIAPVLLFVMNAAIVAVLFFGRFGVEAKTASAGQVVAVVNYATRATAALSMFTFITMALSRARASAARLAELLDEPKERGGAGGMNGLTVRRGEIRFEHVSFRYPNSGHDALSDVSFVIRPQETAAILGATGSGKSTLLQLIPRLYEPSAGRVLIDGIDVREFSLEQLRAAVRFVPQEVLLFSGTIADNLRFGHPAATAEEMMRAAGDAQIHETIAKFPDGYDALVGQKGVNLSGGQKQRLSIARALVGDPHILLLDDSTSALDAATEAKLLDALRRYACTTVMVTQKVSTAMAADTILLLEDGRLIAQGSHEQLLATSELYRRIVATQEGKKGQSNVTTP
- a CDS encoding STAS domain-containing protein, which produces MKQHRLSFELEMVTESAYECIKLTGRLAYDTQLAAEQKLAMAAVAVKRRLVLIDVSGLQFLDSTGLALLVRFFKQVVSASRAMAMIVRDNAVLEKILLIAKLDRLLPIVADEQQLLSLPPLRLPDSVGQEELYSAWRKCRP